CCGCCCGCCCACGATGAGCAGGGTCGGTGCTCGCACGGCGCCAAGATCGACGCCGGCCAGATCGGGGCGGCCGCCACGGGAGACCACGGCCGAGACAGCTTCCGGCTGGCGGGCCGCTGCTGGGACTGCCACGAGAAGAAGACCGAGGCCGACCGCCAGGCAGGACTGCTAGGTCGGAAGGGGGATGGGAAACGCAGCCGAGGCAAGCGGGAACCGCCGTGATCAGGCGTCCGATATGAGGTGTTCGAGGAACCAACCGCGTGCCAGCGCGGCGACCGCCTGCAGGGCGCCGGGCTCCTCGAACAGATGCGTCGCCCCGGGAACGACTTCGAGCCGTTTCTCGCCGCGGAGCTCACCGAGCGCTTCCTGGTTGAGACCGAGGACGACGTCGTCCCGCCCGCCCACGATGAGCAGGGTCGGTGCTCGCACGGCGCCAAGATCGACGCCGGCCAGATCGGGGCGGCCGCCACGGGAGACCACGGCCGAGACAGCTTCCGGCTGGCGGGCCGCGGCGACCAGGGCGGCAGCCCCGCCGGTGCTGGCACCGAAGAAGCCCAGCGGCAGCGCGGACGTCCTGCGCTCCTCCGACAGCCAGTCGGCAATGGCCACCAGGCGACCGGCCAGCAGGCCGATGTCGAAGCGCAGGTGGCCGGTCCGCATGTCGGCCTGCTCCTCCTCGGGCGTGAGCAGGTCGGCCAGCAGGGTGGCCAGGCCCGCCTCCTGGAGAACGGCCGCGACCTCGCGGTTGCGAGGGCTGTGGCGGCTGCTGCCGCTCCCGTGGGCGAAGGCGACCACACCTGTCGGTGCCTCGGGCCCAGCCAGGTCGGCGTCGAGCGTGCACCCGGGGGCGGGTATTCGAACCGCCGTGCTCACGAGAGCACCAGGCTCAGACGCCGGCGGCCGTCAGCACGAAGTCGGTCGCGAACCCGGCGAGGAGCCCGCCCAGGATGCCCCACATGAGCATCTCCTTGTGACCCATCTTCTGCGCAACGTTCAGCAGCTGGATCACCACGTACAGGATCGACCCTGCAGCCAGGGCCAGGAAGGCGACGAACAGCGTCTCGTTCACGAACGAGCGCCCGACGATGGTGCCGAGGAACGTCGGCCCGCCACCCACCAATCCCAACAGCGCAAGGAAGCCCCAGCTGGGCCGGGCCTCCTCCACGGCCAGCGGAGCCACGATGCCGAACCCCTCGGTGGCGTTGTGCAACCCGAAACCGATGATCAGGACCAGGGCCAGGCTCACCTCGTTCCTCGCCGCAGACTGCCCGATGGCAAGCCCTTCGGAGAGATTGTGGAGGCCGATGCCGACCGCGATGAGCACCGCCAGGCTCTCGCCCGAGCGCACGATCGCCTCCCGAGGCTGGGAAAGCTCGGCCACCGAGGCGGCGCCCGGTCCGTAGCGCCGGCGCGCCGCCCGCTGGCCGGCCCAGCGGTCGTAGAACACCAGACTGAGGAGGCCGACAGCCAGGCAGCTGACGAAGGTGGCGCACGAGCCGACGAACGCCCACCACGAGCCGTGGTGGTCGACGGCGGACTGGAGCGAGGTCTGCGCCGGCTCCACCGCCTTCGACAGCACGTCCCACAACAGGAAGACGAGGATCCCGATGGCGATGGCGTTGAGCAGCACCCGCAGGCTGGGGTTCACGTGCCGCAGGCGTCCGATGGGTAGGCCGAAGAAGATGGTGAGCCCGGCGATGGCACCCAGCAGAAAGACTTCACCAGCAGGCACGGCACGCTCCTGATGCGGCGGGCAAAACAGTGCTTAGGTCTCCCTAAGTCTTAGGTATACCTAATTCAGCCGTCAACTGCCACCCCCACCGCACCAAGACCCACCCTCACGGGAACAGGCCGCGGGCGGAGATGGCCTCGGCCACCCGCTCGACGGCGATCACGTACGCGGCCCGTCGCAACGACACACCGAGGGCGTCGGCCCTCGCCCATACCGCGGTGAAGGCGTTGTCCATGCTGGCCCGCAGGCGGTTGGCGACCAGGCCCTCCTCCCACGCGAAGCCCTGGCGACTCTGGGCCCACTCGAAGTAGGACACCGTGACGCCGCCCGCGTTGGCCAGGATGTCGGGCACCACGACGATGTGGCGGCGGTCCAGGACCGCGTCCGCTTCGGGCGTGGTCGGCGAGTTGGCCGCCTCGACGACGACCTTGCCCCCAAGTCGGTTGGCGGCCTGCTCGTCCACGGCGCCTTCCAGCGCCGCAGGGACCACGAGCTCGCACTCGAGCTCCCAGAGGTCGTCGGGCGCGACCGGATCGCCGCCGTCGAACCCGGCCACCGTCCCGTGGAGGTCGACGTGGGTGGCCAGCGTCGAGGTGTCGAGCCCGCCCGGGTTGTACACCGCGCCCCCCAGGTCGCTCACCCCGACGACCCGCATGCCGCCCGATGACAACAGGAACGCCAGCGGACCGCCCACCTTGCCGAACCCCTGCAGCACCGCCCGGGCGCCGACGAAGCTCATGTCCAGCTCGCTGAACGCGGCCCGCGTACAGGCGAGCACCCCCGACGCGGTCGCACCAGTGTGGCTTCGCGTGCCACCTATCGAGAGAGGCTTGCCGGTGACCGCACCAGGGTTCACACCGCCCCCCCACATCATCGACAGGGTGTCCATCAGCCACGCCATGACCCGGCCGTCGGTGTTGACGTCGGGCGCCGGGATGTCCCGGTCCGGGCCCAGGATGGGCGCGACCTCGGTGGCGTAGCGGCGGGTGACGCGCTCGAGCTCGCCGTCGGAGAATCGCCGGGGGTCGCAGCGCACACCGCCCTTGCCGCCACCGAAAGGAATGTTCACGACCGACGTCTTGAAGGTCATGTTGGCGGCGAGGGCGACCACCTCCCGGGCGTCCAGCTCGGGGTGGAACCGGATCCCTCCTTTGGCCGGGCCCCGGGTGGTGTCGTGGTGGACCCGCCAACCGGTGAACACCTCCACCCGGCCGTCGTCCATGCGCACGGGCACGGCGACCTCGAGGACGCGGCGGGGCGTGCGCAGCAGGCGGTGCACGTCCGAGTCGAGCCCGGCCAGCTTGGCCGCGTCGTCGAGTCGTTCGAGCGTGGCTTCCCAGGGATCGAAGCGCGCCATCACCTCCATCCTGGTCCACCTCGTTGCCGGGGTCGAGGGGCAGGCGGGCGCCCAGCGACGCCCGGCGCCGCCCGGGGGCGTGGGTACGCTGACGCCGATGGCGCCGGCGATCGAGACGGTCGAGATGGAAGGACACATCATCGACTCGCTGATCCTGGCCAAGGTGATGGACCTGGTGCTCGCCGCGGGCGCCGACTACGAGGTCCAGTCGGTCCACATCGGCAAGACCAATCGAGACATCAGCCGGGCCCGCATCCGGATCTCGGCTCCCAGCGACGAGGTGCTCGGCCCGCTGCTGGCCCAGCTCCAGGCCCAGGGGGCCAACCGCGTCGTCCAGGGCGACGCCGAGCTGCTGGCGGCCGACACCGACGGAGTGCTCCCGGCCGGCTTCTACGCCACGACGAACCTGCCCACGTGGGTGCGTGTCGACGGTCGCTGGGTCAGCGTGGTCAATCCCGAGATGGACTGCGCCATCGTCGTGCGCCCGGGGCCCGGCGCCGATGGCCAGGAGCGGGTGCGAACCGTCCCGATGCACCGGGTTCGGGCCGGCGACCTCGTGGTCGTGGGCACCGATGGGGTCCGGGTGGAGGCGCCCGAGCGGCCGCGGGGTGCCGGGCCGTTCGAGTTCATGACCTCCGAGGTGTCGTCGGAGAAACCCAAGGCCGTGGTCGTGGCCGAGGTGGCCGAGCGGGTCCGGCGGGAGAAGCACGACGGGGGCGGCAGGGTGCTGGCCGTATGCGGACCCGCCGTGATCCACACCGGCGCTGGCCCGGACCTGGCTCGCCTGGTCCGAGAGGGGTGGATCGACATTCTCTTCGCCGGCAACGGCTTCGCTGCCCACGACATCGAGGCCAACGTGATGGGCACGTCGCTCGGCGTCTCCATGGGCGGCGGGATGCCTGCGGACGGGGGACACGCCAACCACCTCCGGGTCATCAACGAGGTCCGCCGCTACGGCTCGATCGCCGCCGCCGTCGAGGCGGGCTACATCGACGGCGGCGTGATGTATGAGTGCGTGCGCCGCGGCGTGCCGTTCGTCCTCGCCGGCTCCCTTCGCGATGACGGCCCGCTGCCCGACGTCTACAGGGACGTGGTCGAGGCGGCCGACGCCATGCGGTACCTCGTCCCCGGCGTCAGCGTGGCGCTGATGTTGGCCTCCACCCTCCACACCATCGCGACAGGCAACCTGCTCCCGGCGGGCGTGGAGACCTTCTGCGTCGACATCAACCAGGCGGTGGTGACCAAGCTGGCCGATCGGGGCAGCCACCAGGCCCTCGGCATCGTCACCGACGTCGGGCTGTTCGTCAGCCAACTCGCCGAGCGGCTCGGTGGGACACCGGGTTGAGCCAGCTCCCGTGGGGCCGGCGCCTTCTGATGTGCCGTCCCCAGCACTTCACCGTCCTCTACGAGATCAACCCGTGGATGCACGCCGAGGTGCGCCCCGATCCCGACCGGGCGATGGAGCAGTTCGATGGCCTGATGGTGCAGCTGCAGGCCGCCGGCGCCGAGATCGAGTTGATGGAACCGGTCGAGCAGCTTCCGGATCTCGTGTTCACCGCCAACGCGGGAGTGGTCAACGGGAGTCAGTTCGTACCGGCAAGATTTCGCCATCCGGAGCGGCACGGAGAGACCGCACATGATGCGGAGTGGTTCGCCGGGCGCGGCTTCGAGGTCGAGTGGCTGCCCGACAACGTGGTGCACGAAGGCGCCGGCGACGCGCTGCCGTTCGGTCCGCAGGGCGAGCTCGTGCTGGTGTCGGCGTACAGGTTTCGCTCGGACGCCGCCTCACACCCCGCACTGTCCAAGCTGACCGGTGCGCCGGTCCGCTCGGTCGAGCTGGCCGACGAGCGGCTCTACCACCTCGATCTCACGTTCTGCCCTCTCGACGACCGGCGGGCCATGGTGGCGCCGCTCGGTCTCGATGCCTACGGGCGCAAGGTCATCGACGCCCTCGTCCCCGAGCCGCTGGTGTTGGAGGACGACGAGGCCTTGGCCTTCTGCGCAAACTCGGTGGTCGTCGGCGGCAACATCATCATGCCCTCCTGCCCGCCGCGGGTCGGTCGGATCCTGGAAGCCTGGGGCTTCGAGGTGGCGGTCGCCCCCGTCGACGAGTTCCTGATGGCCGGCGGCGCCTGCCGTTGCCTCACCCTCGCGCTCGACGTCGACCTTCGCACCGGCCTCAGCTAGCGCGGCTCAGCCCGCCACCGGCTCGACATCGAAGGCGGCCCACATGCTGGCGTAGCGGCCACCCTTGGCGAGGAGCTCCTCGTGACGGCCTTGCTCGACGACGCGACCCTCGTGCATGACCACGATGCGATCGGCGCTGCGCGCCGTGGGGAGCCGATGGGCGATCAGCAGTGTCGTGCGACCACGCGCGACCCTGGCCATGGCGCGGGCCACCCTGGCCTCCGTCCAGAGGTCGAGGTTCGAGGTGGCCTCGTCGAGCACGAGGATGGCGGGGTCGACGAGCCGGGCCCGGGCCAGGGCGATGAGCTGACGCTGTCCGGCCGACAACGCCCGGCCCCGTTCACTCACCAGGTAGTCGTAGCCCCCGGGCAGGCTGGCCACCAGCTCGTGGGCACCGACGGCCCGGGCGGCCGTCTCGACCTCGGCGTCGCTGGCCGACGGGCGCCCGTAGGCGATGTTGTCGCGGATCGTCCCGGAGAAGAGGAACGGCTCCTGCGGCACGTAGCCGAGCTGGGCCCGATAGGCGGCCAGGTCGAGCTCGGACAGCGGCAACCCGTCGATCAGGATCCGCCCACCGGTGACGTCGTAGAAGCGCGCCAGCAGCTTCACCACGGTCGACTTGCCCGCACCCGTCTCGCCGACGAGGGCGACCGTCTCGCCCGGGTCGATCTCGAGGTCGACGCCGCGCAGGGCCTCGACGCGTGACCCCTCGTAACCGAATCGGACCGACTCGAACCGCACCGAACCCTCCAGGCGTCCCGGGCGGATGGGATGGTCCGCTTCGGGAGTGGAGATCGGGATCCGCATGAGCTCACTGATCTTGACCATCGACGCCCGCGCCTGCTGCCACTGGTCGAAGGTCTGGGAGAGCTGCTGGATGGGCGAGAACAGCTGATCGAGGTAGAGCAGGAAGGCGATCAGCACGCCGACGCTGAGCTGGTGGTGGCCAACGAACCAGGCCCCCGCCCCGAGCACGAGCGCAGCGGAAATGTCGGAGAGCAGGAGGACGAACGGAAAGTAGATGGCCACGAGACGCTGGGCCCCAACCCGCGACCCCAGGTAATCGCTGGAGACCTGGCGGAAGGTCTGCTCGTTGCGCCCCTCCTGGACGTAGGCCTGGGCGACGCGAACACCGGAGAGGTTCTCCTGGAAGCTGGCGTTGACCACCGCGATCCGCTCGCGCGCCTGGGCGTAGGCGCGCCGCGAGCGCTGCCGGAACCACCACGTGCCCGCCAACAGAGGTGGGAGCACGATGAAGGTGACGAGGCTCAGGCGGAAGTCCATCACGACGAGCGCAATTGCCACGCCGACGAAGCTGAACAGGTTGACCATGGCGTTGATCAGGCCCGTCTGCAGCAGCTGGGACAGCGATTCCACGTCGGTGGTCATGCGGGTCATGATCCGGCCCGCCATCTCCCGCTCGTAGAAGTCCAGCGCCAGGCGCTGGAGGTGCGAGAAGATGCGCAGCCGCAGGGCGAACAGCAGCCGCTCGGCGGTGCGGCCCGTGTAACGGATCTCCCCCCAGGTGTCGACCCAGTCGGCGAGGACCACGACCAGGTACACGGCCGTGGCGATCGCCAGAGCCAACAGCGAGTGGGCCACGACTCCCTGGTCGATGCCCACCTTCACGAGTACCGGGCCGAGCACGGTCAAGATGGTGTCGATCAGCACCAGTCCCACACCCACCCCCAGCTGCCGGCGGAACGGGCGCACAAAGCGCCGGAACCCGAACCGCGGGTCGTGGGCCGACTCGCGCTCCACGTCCACCTCGGGACGATGGTCGGCGGGGGGAAGCGCCTCCACGGCCGCCATCAGCTCAGGCGTCGGCGCCAGCATGACGCCCTCCATTGGTCCACCGACGCTCGCTAGCGCCGGGCGTGGCGCGACCGGAGCGACGACGGCCGGCACGGGCTCCTCCAGCTCGGCCTCCCCCTCGGCCCCTTCGCCCGGTCCCGCCACCAGGCGGCGGTACTGGACGTTGCGGGCCAGCAGCTCGTCGTGGGTACCGTCATCGACCACCACACCGTTGTCGACGACCGCGATCCTGTCCGCCAGGCGCAGAGTCGAGCGGCGGTGGGCCACGAGCAGCGTCGTCCGGCCCTCCATGAGTCGCCGCAGCGTGGAGTGGATCTCCTCCTCCGTGCTGGCGTCGATCGAGGAGGTGGCGTCGTCGAGGATCAGCACCCGCGGATTGGTGAGCAGGGCCCGAGCCAGAGCGACGCGCTGGCGTTGGCCTCCTGACAGCGTCATCCCACGCTCACCGACGACGGTGTCGTAGCCATCGGGTAGCTCGGCGACGAAGCGGTCCACCTCTGCCGCCCGAGCCGCCGCCAGGACCTGCCCCTCGGTGGCGTCGGGCCGACCGTACGCGATGTTGGCCCGCACCGTGTCGGAGAACAGGAACGTCTCCTCGAACACGACCCCGATCTGGCGCCGCAACGACTCGAACGTGACGTCCCGGACGTCGACGCCGTCGACGCGCACGGACCCGCCGTCGACGTCATAGAAGCGTGGGAGGAGGAGCGCCACCGTCGACTTGCCCGACCCCGACGCACCGACCAGGGCAACCGTCTCGCCCGGACGAACGCACAGCGAGAACCCCGACAAGACGGGACGCGAGCGCATGTAGCCGAATGACACGTCGTCGAAGCTGACCTCGCCGCGCAGCTGGTGGAGGGTCTGGGCGTCGTCGCGCTCGACGACCTTCGGGTTGGAGTCGAGCAGCTCGAGGATTCTCTCGGCGCCAGCCCGGGCCTGTTGCCCGAACGACAGCAGGCCAGCCAGCATCCGCACCGGCGACACCAGCTGGAGGAGATAGGTCGAGAAGGCCAGGAAGGTGCCCAGCGTGATGTCGCCGTTGTAGGCGAGCCACCCGCCCAGGCCGAGGATCGCCACCTGGGCCAGGGCAGGGACCGCCTGGAGGGCGGCCTGGAGGCGGGCCTGGAGCCGTACCGTCCGCACCCGGGCGCCGTACAGCCGCTCGGCGACGGCTGTCAGCCGGCCCAGCTCCCGGCGCTCCTGGCCGAAGCCCTTGACCACCCGGACGCCGGTCACTG
The Acidimicrobiales bacterium genome window above contains:
- a CDS encoding TIGR00300 family protein, giving the protein MASQGSKRAITSILVHLVAGVEGQAGAQRRPAPPGGVGTLTPMAPAIETVEMEGHIIDSLILAKVMDLVLAAGADYEVQSVHIGKTNRDISRARIRISAPSDEVLGPLLAQLQAQGANRVVQGDAELLAADTDGVLPAGFYATTNLPTWVRVDGRWVSVVNPEMDCAIVVRPGPGADGQERVRTVPMHRVRAGDLVVVGTDGVRVEAPERPRGAGPFEFMTSEVSSEKPKAVVVAEVAERVRREKHDGGGRVLAVCGPAVIHTGAGPDLARLVREGWIDILFAGNGFAAHDIEANVMGTSLGVSMGGGMPADGGHANHLRVINEVRRYGSIAAAVEAGYIDGGVMYECVRRGVPFVLAGSLRDDGPLPDVYRDVVEAADAMRYLVPGVSVALMLASTLHTIATGNLLPAGVETFCVDINQAVVTKLADRGSHQALGIVTDVGLFVSQLAERLGGTPG
- a CDS encoding dienelactone hydrolase family protein, translated to MSTAVRIPAPGCTLDADLAGPEAPTGVVAFAHGSGSSRHSPRNREVAAVLQEAGLATLLADLLTPEEEQADMRTGHLRFDIGLLAGRLVAIADWLSEERRTSALPLGFFGASTGGAAALVAAARQPEAVSAVVSRGGRPDLAGVDLGAVRAPTLLIVGGRDDVVLGLNQEALGELRGEKRLEVVPGATHLFEEPGALQAVAALARGWFLEHLISDA
- a CDS encoding ZIP family metal transporter, whose product is MPAGEVFLLGAIAGLTIFFGLPIGRLRHVNPSLRVLLNAIAIGILVFLLWDVLSKAVEPAQTSLQSAVDHHGSWWAFVGSCATFVSCLAVGLLSLVFYDRWAGQRAARRRYGPGAASVAELSQPREAIVRSGESLAVLIAVGIGLHNLSEGLAIGQSAARNEVSLALVLIIGFGLHNATEGFGIVAPLAVEEARPSWGFLALLGLVGGGPTFLGTIVGRSFVNETLFVAFLALAAGSILYVVIQLLNVAQKMGHKEMLMWGILGGLLAGFATDFVLTAAGV
- a CDS encoding Glu/Leu/Phe/Val dehydrogenase yields the protein MEVMARFDPWEATLERLDDAAKLAGLDSDVHRLLRTPRRVLEVAVPVRMDDGRVEVFTGWRVHHDTTRGPAKGGIRFHPELDAREVVALAANMTFKTSVVNIPFGGGKGGVRCDPRRFSDGELERVTRRYATEVAPILGPDRDIPAPDVNTDGRVMAWLMDTLSMMWGGGVNPGAVTGKPLSIGGTRSHTGATASGVLACTRAAFSELDMSFVGARAVLQGFGKVGGPLAFLLSSGGMRVVGVSDLGGAVYNPGGLDTSTLATHVDLHGTVAGFDGGDPVAPDDLWELECELVVPAALEGAVDEQAANRLGGKVVVEAANSPTTPEADAVLDRRHIVVVPDILANAGGVTVSYFEWAQSRQGFAWEEGLVANRLRASMDNAFTAVWARADALGVSLRRAAYVIAVERVAEAISARGLFP
- a CDS encoding ABC transporter ATP-binding protein gives rise to the protein MKDGYGKGWIRGLLPFLANHRRNVAWAFGAAVVGMVIQALTPVVEKVIVDDVVLSHRKPLGPWLGLLLGAGLVSFGAAYIRRFRGGRVALDVQFDLRTAVFERLQRLDFARHDQLDTGQLVSRASSDLGLIQGLLSFLPVVSGNVVLLVVSFVVMLFLSPPLTLVAVLAIPTIGVVAWRLRSAVFPASWDAQQRAADVTGVVDEAVTGVRVVKGFGQERRELGRLTAVAERLYGARVRTVRLQARLQAALQAVPALAQVAILGLGGWLAYNGDITLGTFLAFSTYLLQLVSPVRMLAGLLSFGQQARAGAERILELLDSNPKVVERDDAQTLHQLRGEVSFDDVSFGYMRSRPVLSGFSLCVRPGETVALVGASGSGKSTVALLLPRFYDVDGGSVRVDGVDVRDVTFESLRRQIGVVFEETFLFSDTVRANIAYGRPDATEGQVLAAARAAEVDRFVAELPDGYDTVVGERGMTLSGGQRQRVALARALLTNPRVLILDDATSSIDASTEEEIHSTLRRLMEGRTTLLVAHRRSTLRLADRIAVVDNGVVVDDGTHDELLARNVQYRRLVAGPGEGAEGEAELEEPVPAVVAPVAPRPALASVGGPMEGVMLAPTPELMAAVEALPPADHRPEVDVERESAHDPRFGFRRFVRPFRRQLGVGVGLVLIDTILTVLGPVLVKVGIDQGVVAHSLLALAIATAVYLVVVLADWVDTWGEIRYTGRTAERLLFALRLRIFSHLQRLALDFYEREMAGRIMTRMTTDVESLSQLLQTGLINAMVNLFSFVGVAIALVVMDFRLSLVTFIVLPPLLAGTWWFRQRSRRAYAQARERIAVVNASFQENLSGVRVAQAYVQEGRNEQTFRQVSSDYLGSRVGAQRLVAIYFPFVLLLSDISAALVLGAGAWFVGHHQLSVGVLIAFLLYLDQLFSPIQQLSQTFDQWQQARASMVKISELMRIPISTPEADHPIRPGRLEGSVRFESVRFGYEGSRVEALRGVDLEIDPGETVALVGETGAGKSTVVKLLARFYDVTGGRILIDGLPLSELDLAAYRAQLGYVPQEPFLFSGTIRDNIAYGRPSASDAEVETAARAVGAHELVASLPGGYDYLVSERGRALSAGQRQLIALARARLVDPAILVLDEATSNLDLWTEARVARAMARVARGRTTLLIAHRLPTARSADRIVVMHEGRVVEQGRHEELLAKGGRYASMWAAFDVEPVAG
- a CDS encoding arginine deiminase-related protein yields the protein MSQLPWGRRLLMCRPQHFTVLYEINPWMHAEVRPDPDRAMEQFDGLMVQLQAAGAEIELMEPVEQLPDLVFTANAGVVNGSQFVPARFRHPERHGETAHDAEWFAGRGFEVEWLPDNVVHEGAGDALPFGPQGELVLVSAYRFRSDAASHPALSKLTGAPVRSVELADERLYHLDLTFCPLDDRRAMVAPLGLDAYGRKVIDALVPEPLVLEDDEALAFCANSVVVGGNIIMPSCPPRVGRILEAWGFEVAVAPVDEFLMAGGACRCLTLALDVDLRTGLS